The nucleotide window gtggttgtgtgtgccaaatgttgtatgttttatgtttcCTATGTAAattatgattgattgaaaatgatGTATAGGACCCCAGGAAGAATAGCTGGTCTGACCGAGCTAATGGGGATCCAAATAAAAATCCAAAATCCAATCCTTCACTCCCAGAGAAACTTGCAGGCCgggtttcatttttgtttagcGGATCATGGGGAGATGATCGCTGAATGTGACTAAAACAATGCTGCCAAAAATGCAAGGGAACGCTGGCTATAGCCAGGCAAGCCATTAAGATCATAGGCATTCCACAAAAACAGCCATCTGATCTTTATATACAAGCAGAGGAAAGAAAATCCATCTTCATCATCCAGGATGCCTCCCGCCCCCTCCACCAAAGCTTTGAGCTATTACCATCAGGGAGAAGGTTCAGAGTGCCTCTGGCCAAAAAGTcattcatatgcacacatataaaTTCCCATTCCCAATacaatagcctacacacaaaaaaagctaaTGACTCATAACACACTATGCCTTCAATCAAAAGAACATTTTCTaacatggcaacacacacaataaacttTTTGAATCTTTGAATCGACAAGctttggtgtgttcaggccatATGGGGAACCACCCCCGTATTtacgttgtttgtttgttgcttgtTGATGTGCTTTGCTGTTggaatgtgtgaaaaacatgCCACAACAAGGTTAAAACATATGCTTAAATAAACAACTGTATTTGCTTAAAGATATGGAGTAAGATGCCGTGAAAGAAGGATATGCAGCTTTCAattgatgaaaacaaaaatTTCTCAAATTCACATTAAAACTGTTGCACATGAAAGTTTACACGGATTTCAAATGAATGACAAAAGTGAACCCACAACTTGGCTCACTCTGTTACCAAAATCTTCCCTCAGTTTCCCACCTCTTGATGATGTTTACCACAGGGaatttttttttcccaaacGCATGAACGCACGTGACATCACCAATTGCTGACTACACCTTTAAAGTGGCCCCTCACACATCATGGTTTTAAACATTTGAAGCAGTATGGCTCCGCTAGCCTCCATCCATTTTTCCCATCCTTATTTGTGGGGAAATTGTCTTCTGAAGCGGTATGTCATAACATTCCAGTCAGTCAGTTAAATTTTGATGTGACGTGAAATTGAATTTAAAGCAACCTGTAATGCAGACTTGCATCAGAGAACCACAATTTGAAGAGAAATTTGAAGAGATTATGCAAAAAGAGAGTTGAAAAGGAAAAGAATACATCTGAAAGTGGCAATTTTCCTGTTTCTTTACTGTaatagaccaaaaaaaaaaaatcacttttaTCATTAAACGGATACACACATGTTTGTAATGTTTATCGTGATAAAAACAACATGTGAGCACATCATTTAATTTCAACTGATCATCATTAACATAGAAGACATAACATAATCTCCCAAATATGACTGAGACCTCCTACAGTTTTGGCAGAGCCGTAGGTCTGGTTTTATCTCTATCCTGCGGCTCTGATTTTGCCGGATTGTATCGCCCCCTACTGGCTTTAattggaaataataataataataataataataataataaaaaccctTCAAAACGTTTGAGGTATGGCTACGCGAattaataaatagatagatttgAATTTTGCAGCTTAGAATGAGATCATATTTGATTGTTTAATAACTTGCCACCTTTGTGGACCTTCATTTCTGCTACCAAACATTATGTCGCCCATTATTGTTTATCTTAAGTTAGACTATGTAGGAGAATAATgcgttaaaataaataaaacatagcctaaactctaaatacattttgctatgtttttttgttgctgtttttttagCCTACACCTAAAAGTAGGCTACTCCACGTCTTTTGTAGCCTATGCGATATcgaaaaggctacacaaaaaagTTCAGATTGGTGTATGGATATATTTTCAACAGAGAGTGGCGCTCTTGGTCAGCCTACTGCGCACCGCTGACAGATGTTCCTTCATTCGCTTGCACCTGCGACTTCAACTTCTAACTATTATGGAAATTTGACAAAGGACTTGTCCTTGACAGGTTTGCCAGAATCAGACAGCACGTCGTTGTTTAATCAGTACACATTTTGGAATGGGGTCGAGAGAAAGGATGAAGGGAGATTGGATGAAGGACGTATGGAAAATGTCATGGCATCGGGGACAGAAGTCGGACCAAAAATGACTGCAAATCAGTTATCAGTAAGCCATGCTAACATTTCCTGCTAACCTCTCAAACTTCTATCTGACTTCAAAGTCAGCATAGTGTTTAGGCCCACCATCTCTTCCAATGCAATATCCTTACAGGACTTGATTCATTTGATTGCGAAACATTAATCACACGAAGAGTTAAAGATATTTTTGTTAGTATCTAATTTAGTGATGGTATGTGGCAGAGCTAACATCataattagcaaaaactgaAGTTCACTGAGGTGGGCATGGGCTACCTACCACGGACTGTAGGTGGCGCCTTCGACCTTCTGTTAGGCATGCCACATAATGTGTGGGATTAGCCTACCGAGAGCCAGTCTGCctttgagaaaaaaaagtaaatattcTTGTGTAGTGTGCTCATGAAAAACCCACCCCAGTTTTTAAGAGAAGTATTCCCATCCTAAAGTGATATAGAGGAAAAGACCCTCTTGCCCCTCctcacaacacccccccccccccccccccacacacacacacacacacacacaccccagctgtCCGCACACCTCACACGTGTCCACACCTGCCCACACAGAGAATACAATGTCAGGAATGAAGTTCCAGCGTCTTAATAATGACTCTGCTTGATAGAATCAGTTGCTAGGCACTGATAGTGCTAAAGGAGGCCTGCCAGGGTGCCGTCAGTAGTAAAtcctgcacacgcacatgcagttctctctctcgcacactgcGTGTCTCGTAGATAAGCATCTGTGTAGCACATAGGGCACCCAGCCCGTCTCTTTtggtctcgtctcgtctcgtctcgtctcgtctggtcTCGTCTGTTCTGCTCTGTCGCCCTACACGCTGTCGCTCTGGTCCAGCTGTCTGGTTCGCCCACCgccactgccgccgccgccgccgcctccgccccTGCCGACCTTCATCTTGACCTTGGGCTTGAACTGGACCCCTTTCCTGGGGCTCGCGCCCTTGCTCAGACAGGGCAAGGAGCGGCGGAGCTCGTGGCGGGCGTTGTGGCACAGGAAGATGTAGAAGAGCGGGTCCAGCAGGGTGTTGAGGCTGGTGAGGCCGTAGCAGATGCGGTAGCACAGGTAGAGCGAGCGCTCCAGGTGGCACGGGTCGTCCGCGGTCACCAGCAGCGCCAGGAAGCGGTAGGCCCCCACCAGGTGGTACGGCCCGAAGACCACGATGAAGATGACGGTGATGACCACGAGCGTCCCCACGATGCGGCGCCGCTCCTGCGTGGAGACGGACGGCGAGTCGCGCAGGGTGACCCCGATCCGGGCCGAGGTGACTCTGTAAAAGAGGCCGAACGGCGAGAGTGAGGAAACAGAGTTCTCAAACAGTCTggcccacatctggcccacttTTGGCCAACATTCAAGGACTCTGTTGGCCACATAGGCTACAAGAATGCAATACAACATCTGCAGTGAAATGCTGTAGTGTCTGAACTATTCCTATGCAAGTGCATCCTGGGGATCACATTGTTGCCAAAGATAAATGAGGcggaataaataaatgaataaggCAGAATAAGATAACTGAAAAGATCAGTGCAATATGCGTCTGGCGTTAAATGCAGTATGTCAAGTGTCCCTGTATGGGTTCGAAGACGATGCCCTATTACACAAAAAGACCTTCTTCTTGCACAACAGGTGTGCTTTATAATTGCAATactacaaaacaaaaatggttGCACActccaaaatgttttttttcttgtaaCATTTTCTTTAGCAGCCTGTGTTGCTACTAAAGAAAATATTACGCAACCATTTCTATTTGTTATTTAATGGATTCTAAGCAGAACCATTGATGTGTACCGGGGCCGGCCCGAGACCATGCCAGAGGGCATCACTACCTGTGGAGATTGTGCGTCAAATATGCGCCTTCATTGCTGAAGAATGCACTCGTCTCCATGTATCTGCTCCTGTGATCTCAGGGTGAGACGTGCGTGAGTGAGGTGAGACGTGCGTATTGTCTCTGagttgcacgtaactgtgtcaGTATCATAGCTGCAGGTGCACAGTGTCAGGGGTTGAAAAGttgatctctctcacacatgtgcaGTTAGATATGCGCACAGACAgagctgcagacacacacatcatctctctctctctctctttctctctttctctttctctgtctgtttgcctctctcccctctttgcctttaatttcaaaggcttttttttttattttttaaatatgaaCTTTTTTCAAGGTGGACAACACACCTCAAATACAGTCTCTCAAAGTATCGAGGTTCATCGCAAGAGAGAGCACTTGTCAGAAATATATAAGTTAACATTCCTAATCTAAAATCGTGAAGGcctctgtttttctcctcaGTCAATTTCTACAGTCTGAAACAACTCTAAGTTTTCTCTacatatatttctctctctcacttccttctcctctctctcccacacacacacacacacacacacactctctctctctctctctcacacacacacacacacacacacacacaaacaaacacacaaacaaacacacatatacatactcacacacagatacacaggtacacactcagatactttttctctcctttgctcCACCCACATACTCACACTTAAGTAGGTCTTCACCaacccaaacaacacacacacacacacacacccacacacacccacacacacatacatatatacacacacacacacacacactcctctcacccCAGAATGCAGCAGGGCAGCAGAAACCCCAGGGCCACCGTGGCGATCTTGAACTTGGCGTAGCGCGGGCTGATGGGGTACTGCTCCAGGCAGAGCCCCCGCTCGGGCTCGAACACGGACGGGTACAGCCCGCTCAGGCAGAACAGGAACGTCAGCGTCCACACGGCCACCCCGGACAGCGCCGCCACGCGCACCTTCCGGAACCTCCGGCTGCTCAGCGGGTAGACGATGGCCAGGCAGCGGTCCAGCGCGATCAGGCACAGGAACACCACGCTGGCGTAGACGTTGACGTAGAAGACGTAACCCACCAGCTGGCAGGCGGCCGAGCCGTACGCCCAGCGGTGCCCCCGCTGCAGGTAGATGATCCACAGCGGCAGCGTCAGCAGCTGGAGCAGGTCCGACAGCAGCAGGTTGAGGATGTAGACCAGCTGGCAGCCACCCCCGCCGGAGCGGCCCAGTTGGTAGAGTCCCCACAAGGAGAGCAGGTTGGCGGGAAGGCCCAGGGAGAAGGCCAGGCTGTAGATGTAGGTCAGACCATCTCGGTCGGTCTCCAGGGGGAGGTGGCAACTCCCATTAGTCAAGTCTAGAGAATAGAAATCGAATGAATGATCTCATAACCTGAAGCCTCAACCACAGCCAATGCATCAACTCACATCCTGTCCCACAGTAATGTTAAACATCACTGCTTACAAACACCTCCAAAGTTAAAATATAGTCAAACACCAGAAAATAAATATCCCATAATGTATATCAAATATGTTTCAAATAATCAATAATGTACGTAGAGAGGATACTTTCGAAAGGTCCTGTGGTTACAGGAGATTCTTACTTAGCATCATATTTGATCCAATGGAGAGTTTTCCATGCCAGCAGAAAACTATTCTTAGGAGCAGTTGAAGTGACTCTAAATCCTTAACCGTCACTTGCCTCGTTCATTTCGCTTCCAGAATCTTCAGGGAGATGAAATGACATACGGTGATTAGTGTGTATTTATTCACTTTAACAATTAGCCAAAGTGGCTTCGTAGTCTTTTGCCATTATGGATACGAAGTGTAACACATTGCCATTGTCAGACTGACAACTTTGCCAACACCTTACCAGTGTCAACATGATTTACCCACATAAAGCCACATGTAAAATGATCCACATAAACCTAACCTTGACCATAAGAATATCTTCAAAATATCTTCAAACAGCATGTACTTGTTGTGCAAGTGCTTTGGTGCTGTTTATTGTACTAATTTAACTTAATTGACTGACTCAATTTtaaattttaacatttattCAAACTTCTTGAATTCACAGAACTATGACAACTAGCGACAAACAGCGTAATTAGAGCAAATAAACTGCAACGTGAAGAATAAACAGACCACTTTTGAGGAAATTTCCACACTTACCCCAGCTCTTCGAAGGATGAGGGAGCCCGCTCAGAATAGCTAGCAgccagtacatgtgtgtgtgcgtctgtgaaaattgtgtgtgtgtgtgtgtgtgtgtgtgtgtgtgtgtgtgtgtgtgtgtgtggagggagagttGCAGTACTGTGGCAGACCTGTGTGAATAGCTTGTAGGGAACACGGTGGCCTGTAACAGGACTGGGGGAGCTTGTCTGGCGTTTTGATCGTGTTCCGCCACAGGAAGTCGTCCTCTGCTGCTCCCTCCGACTGACTCACATCCTGGAGGCCGAGAGAACGCCTTTATCCCCCCCAGAACAAAAACAGCCCTGGTCTCCATGTGCACTGCCCATTATGTAGCGAGAGAGTGATACGAGAAGGACCctgccacagagacacacacatgtgcgcacacacacacacacacatgcacaccacacagacacagacatacaggagacacacagagacacagacacagacatagacacacacacacacacacacacacacacacacacacacacacagacacacacacacacacacacacacacacacacacacacacacacatacacatgcatacacacacatgcacaccacacagacacagacatacaggagacacacagagacacagacatagacacacacacacacacacacacacacacacacacacacacatgcatacacacattcgCGCGcgtacacagagagatagagagagtacaCAGAGTAACTCAGCTACTCACGCATGCAGaaacacgtactgtacatgtacaggtgtatgcaaatacacacatacactcaatcatacacaagtacacaaacaaactcaaacatGTGCATgggtatacacacgcacacacacacacacacacacacacacactactgaatctttgacttcaaacacacactcatgctccccctctctctctctctctttctcacacacacacacacacacacacactctcacacccgtaactaaggactctctctctttttctgtctttctctctctctcacacacacacacacatacagccagcACACAAATAACtaggtactctctctctctcacacacacacacacacacaaaaacacagacctgTCAGATACACAAGTGGAGGTTTATTGTGTGTTGGTAGAGATGAGACATGAACATCAGTACATGATTGTGACACTGTcttcactaaacacacacacacacacacacaaacacacacacacacacacacacacacacacacacacacacacacacacacacacacacatttgttcatGCACCCATACATAGACATTCATATGCACACAGATCAGCACAGccaaaaacatgcaaacaccCCATGAGCACTggcagtctctttctctctctctctctctctctctctctctctctctttctctctctttctctctctctctctcacacacacacacaaacaaaacttaCAGCATACtcgtacacaaaacacacacacacacacacacacacacaaaacgtacAATATACTTGcacacaaagcaacacacacacacacacacacacacacacacacacacacatttggcatTCGACCTTGACCATATTTCGTGTAAAGCCATGTTTGGGTTTGTCCCTTTTACAACTCCCCTTCGAAACAATAGTGTTTTTAAACAGCGCCTGCGGCCTCATTTCAGGGCATCAG belongs to Sardina pilchardus chromosome 16, fSarPil1.1, whole genome shotgun sequence and includes:
- the si:dkey-165a24.9 gene encoding probable G-protein coupled receptor 132, producing the protein MMLNLTNGSCHLPLETDRDGLTYIYSLAFSLGLPANLLSLWGLYQLGRSGGGGCQLVYILNLLLSDLLQLLTLPLWIIYLQRGHRWAYGSAACQLVGYVFYVNVYASVVFLCLIALDRCLAIVYPLSSRRFRKVRVAALSGVAVWTLTFLFCLSGLYPSVFEPERGLCLEQYPISPRYAKFKIATVALGFLLPCCILGVTSARIGVTLRDSPSVSTQERRRIVGTLVVITVIFIVVFGPYHLVGAYRFLALLVTADDPCHLERSLYLCYRICYGLTSLNTLLDPLFYIFLCHNARHELRRSLPCLSKGASPRKGVQFKPKVKMKVGRGGGGGGGGSGGGRTRQLDQSDSV